A window of Solanum stenotomum isolate F172 chromosome 3, ASM1918654v1, whole genome shotgun sequence contains these coding sequences:
- the LOC125859555 gene encoding LOW QUALITY PROTEIN: phosphatidylinositol 3,4,5-trisphosphate 3-phosphatase and protein-tyrosine-phosphatase PTEN1 (The sequence of the model RefSeq protein was modified relative to this genomic sequence to represent the inferred CDS: inserted 1 base in 1 codon), producing MGVRLSKQGFKRPDTPSISDLHLGLINYLSRSFCIRNLVSKQRRRMLVGGYDLDMTYISDRILAMSFPAEHVRAVFRNPLWQVKSXLDMRHAGHYKVYNLCIEQVYDASHFHGRVERYPIDDNHVPSLDMIKDFCEDVYSWLSSDSKNIVVIHCMAGKGRTGLMICSYLVYTGMSAEDALRVYAEKRTINNEGVSIPSQRRYVKYWENALSYTKGVPPTVKLPQSCKRELRRIRLYDTINIESIFFVLSELQRVPGEKYRPSVEVSKSSCRRIKSGIQRTYSPQYVYSFVEENEDEMKQEKKEPRLVVQMDTESSMLYQKTCLDHFYDIPVQICGDVRIIFYEKLIGGRLFYACFNTAFIRNDLLQFSIRELDKVGKKGRSITGSSFCLELVFGPANGNCLPTPPLHDDDLSDY from the exons atgggAGTACGATTGTCAAAACAGGGGTTTAAGAGACCTGATACTCCGAGTATAAGTGATCTCCACCTTGGTCTGATAAATTATCTGTCAAGAAGTTTTTGCATACGTAACTTGGTGTCGAAACAAAGAAGGCGAATGCTTGTTGGCGGTTATGATCTTGACATGACTTATATATCAGACCGAATTTTAGCAATGTCATTTCCTGCAGAACACGTGCGAGCAGTGTTTCGCAACCCTTTGTGGCAGGTTAAGT TATTGGATATGAGACATGCTGGACATTACAAG GTGTATAACTTATGCATAGAGCAAGTTTATGATGCATCACATTTTCATGGTCGTGTGGAGAGGTATCCAATTGATGACAACCATGTCCCTTCTCTAGATATGATCAAGGATTTCTGTGAAGATGTCTACTCATGGCTCTCAAGTGACTCCAAGAATATTGTTGTGATACACTGCATG GCAGGAAAAGGCCGAACAGGATTAATGATTTGTTCGTACCTAGTTTACACTGGCATGTCAGCTGAGGATGCTCTGCGAGTGTATGCAGAGAAACGAACAATTAACAATGAAGGA GTATCCATTCCAAGCCAACGTAGGTATGTCAAATATTGGGAGAATGCACTTTCCTATACAAAGGGTGTTCCTCCAACTGTCAAATTGCCTCAGTCATGCAAGAGAGAGCTGCGTCGCATTAGATTATATGACACTATAAACATTGAGTCCATCTTCTTCGTTCTATCTGAGTTGCAAAGA GTTCCAGGAGAGAAATATCGTCCATCTGTAGAAGTCTCAAAGAGTAGCTGCAGACGAATTAAGAGCGGTATTCAGAGAACTTATAGCCCTCAATATGTTTATTCATTTGTTGAGGAAAATGAAGATGAGATGAAACAAGAAAAGAAGGAACCTCGTCTTGTAGTCCAAATGGACACAGAAAGTTCTATGCTCTATCAAAAAACATGTCTTGATCATTTCTATGACATACCAGTGCAA ATATGCGGAGATGTGCGTATCATATTCTATGAAAAGCTCATAGGAGGACGTCTTTTCTATGCTTGCTTCAATACTGCTTTTATTCGGAATGATCTACTGCAG TTTTCGATACGGGAGCTTGATAAAGTTGGAAAAAAGGGTAGGTCCATTACTGGTTCTTCCTTCTGCTTGGAGTTGGTTTTTGGTCCAGCGAATGGAAATTGTTTGCCAACACCTCCTTTGCACGACGATGATCTTAGTGATTATTAA